The genomic window GAACTTACTGTGGTAAGAATCAGAGAGGTGAATACTGGCAAGGTGTGATGTGGTTAAAGTTttagctttgggttttttggtgcaTCTTTGTAACATCAACTGCCTCTTCTAAAAGAAGCTGAATATGTTATTAATTaatagactatttcagtaaCTGTAACCACAattcaaaagcttttctgttccAGATACTACAATAATTCCTAGTATACCAAAGATTCAGTCCATGATTGAAGATGCGTGGAGAGAAGGCTTTGATCCTCATGGGGCATCTCACTTCAACAAGAGATTACATGGTTCCAAAGCATGGATAGGAGCATGTGAAATTTATTCACTGTTAACCAGCCTCAGGATAAAGTAaatattgcttttttgttgttgttatttttaagtgctGTACCTTTAAAGGTCAGAATTGCCAACTGCGTGATGACAAAGCCACCTTAGTGGCTTTAAATTTAACCAACCTATAAACAGATCTGATTTAGCATAGCATAAAGCTGTGTACCTACTTATGCAGGTACATAAACTGAATAACTACTTAGATCATTGAGACTTAGTGAAAAATTATGCCACATATGCATAAAATCAAACACTGGTTAAAAAGTTTCTTCTCAAGAAGAATGAATTTCAGCTATTCATGTGCATAATTTTGAATGCTGTTAATTGGATTCTCTAATGTATGTGTATCACAtaccaaaaaaatcaaacattttaatttttacaggCTTCACAAGTTGTTAGACTGAACAGAGTAGAGTGTTTCTTTGTTATAGAATAAATCTTCCGGTTTTGAACAGTAtattttgcattgctttgtAATTATGTGTCCCCTActcctgtattaaaaaaaaaagtgctgtgtTTACAAAACATTCTTGGTGCAGGTGGAGGGGACTGAGTGGTGAAAAAACTGTCTTAAACAACCTGCTTGAAATTTTATTGTTGCTTTCATTCTAAATATTCTGTAGGTGTCAAATCGTTGACTTTCACAAACCAACTGGCCCTATGGGTACACACCCTCGTTTATTCGAGTGGGTTTTGCGTTACTATTCTACAGGTGATGAAGGTGGTGCAAAGGTAGTCTGTACTTCCAAACCACCTATCTACTTGCAACATCAAGGTCAGTATCACAATATGCTGGTTTCTTACTGTTCTCTATCTTTCTTTATATGTGCTGCAATTCGGAGCAGCATTTTGCATTCCTTCTTTATTTAATTGAAGGCACGGCTGTATTCCCTGTTACAATTTTATTTAGTAAGAGCAACAttaaagtttgtatttttattggATGGAAGATCTGGATGTGATTGGGATCTCAACTTTTTGACATCTGCTCTTTACTTAATACTACCTTATTAAATTTCAAGTAATGTCTTCCTTGATCTAAAAATAAGTAGTATGCTACGAGGAAGCAAATGGGatttatgtgtttttaaaatactgaaactcTATTTTGAAATTAGGTCATAGTCGTACTGTTGTTGGaatagaagagaagaagaataaaacctTATGTTTGCTACTGTTTGACCCGGGATGTCCTTCCcaagaaatgcagaaactgctaaaacaaaacagtgatgGTACTGGTCTCAAGCTACTTCGGAAATTTGTGGGtagcttaaaagaaaagcaataccAGATAGTGGCTGTAGATGGTGTACTCTCATTGGAAGAGAAAGCTGTAAGTGTTTTGGAAAATAGTTTCTGTCTAAGAAAATTTAAGAGAATCTGCATCTCTTCTTTAATACTCAAATGCATATGCATATATGGTTGCATggtgaatttttttcatctcttcacTTTCCTCGTTCTTCTCTGCTACTTTCTGCTTATTCTCTGTGAATTGAGTAATCACAGGAtatcaaaaccaaagaaattttGCATGTAAATGCATGTCACCTTGATGTCACTGACAACTTTTAAGTCTTTTATGAAACTTGCAGCTGTTTGCAAATGTAAattaggctttttttcttttcattttcttacaatATTTTCTCCTAAATAACTTATTGCGGTCATATAAGTTACTTAAAAAGCGTTCATAGCCCAGAATTATGTTCAGGGGTTTTGATTGCAACTTTGTAAAGCTATGTGGTGTCTATCAGCCTTTGATAGTTGAAGAACAAGGCACACAAATACTGAGGCCTAATCATCCAATGTCTCCTCAGCTTGCACACTAGAACTagtgcattctgctttctgaaagtactTAGAACTCCATATATTCAAAACATAGCTCTGAGCAACTTGTATGGTTGAGCTGTTGGCATTTTTATAAGTCCTATCAACATTTTTCAATTTAGTATTGTAACTTTTTAAGGCCTTAGAAGTTTTCAGCTGAATGTCAgatgtaatttttgtttcttaagcTTTCTCTTTCCTACACTAACAAATTGATTCTGAGGAACCATGTTCTGATTCTGCAGTCTCTTATCAGCACCGTTCAGCATGTTCAAGCTTCAGGACAGACTTTTATTTAAACTATGAAATAACTGGTGACTGTATTTAACAGCTGTATATTGAAATGGGGTGTTGTCTTAAGTGTTTTCTGGCCCTGAACATGTCCGAAATAGCAGTGAAAGACAGCCAGcctctcttccttctgctggcAAAAGCTTTACAATTCAGGACACAGTAAAAGGAAGAGTGTTGTATGGGATTTGtgtggggtgttttgtttggttttgggttttttttttcccctcttttcaaAGATTTGATTTATATTTACAAATATCAATTATTTAGAATTTTGTCTTAAAAGCTCCCATTTAATTAAGATTAAATATAACCTCTTATACTTATTCAGCTTACTAAACTACTAATTTGGAAAATGCTCTTTAAAGtggtattttttgttcattaaactattctctttcccctctccccacctttTTTAGGCTCGCTGCCATGCTTCTCAGGTCTTAACATCAGAGAAGATTCCTTAAAGCATGCCTTTATTACCTCTTTTGGAATCTGCTGGATGCAAAACATTAAACTTCTGGACTATGACCCTAACTCAATGATTTCTAGACTTTAAACTATGTCTCCATAAATGTTTGGGGGCTCTGGAGAAGCACAACACTAGAGTAAACCTGTAGTTTTGATCTTCAGTCAAAACTCTGCCCTCCTGATGAATCTGTAACTCTGAAGTATTACAGTTCTTTTCTTACTAGAAAATATGCTATTTTCTTAGTTGCTTAAACTACAAAGCAACACCTACCATCCCGTAGCAGACTATGCACCATAGTTAACTGTCGTTAAGCAGTGGATAGAGATACTATGGAACTACTTTATTGGAGTGCCTCCGTAAATATATCTATGCTGGCTCTGTGGCCAGTGCTCTGTTTCTTACCAAATTTGATCAACAAACATCCATTATGCCTCAGCAAATTCTCCTGCAACTGTTTGCAAAGTACAGAGACAGTTCAGTGAATTCACATGATGCAGCCTGTTCCACCAGCGATTAGTTTACTACTGAACTTCTTTTCAGTTAGCTGGCTTCTCTAGATGTATTGCTTGTAAACATGAACATGTGTGCTCGTGACGTAGATCAGTGTTAGGATTGGCTGTGAGGTCTAAGATAGTGGTGTCCAAAGAGGGGTGTGTGTGCTTTAGGGGTTGTGCAACGCAATCCCTTGGGGTATAGGAAGAAGTTTCTTTTGTACTGTgaataactaaaataaaaaaaatatttttaagagtttttcctctttatttcatcctttttttaatttctatttttgtgtACATTTTATAATGTATATCCCCTAGGTCTTGGAGGCATCTCAAAAGGACATTTGAACTGACTGTTGACTAGGGGCTCTATTGTGCAGGGTTAGTGCCTTTTAAGATGCTGGAGCTATCTCTTGAGACAAGTATCTTGGATGTTTGAGGCACCTTGCTATATCTACAGCGTGCTGCTCTGGCTGAATGTAAGAGTCATGCCTCTCcagcagggcagctgggaggggTGGTGGACTGTGTTGCAAATAGCACTAGATGCCTTTGTTTAAGCAACTGAATTGTGCCATGACATCCGTTTACTGTAACTACAGCTTAGATACTTCCCTTTCATTTAAACTCTGTTACATGTTGACATCTAGATGTAGTTGTAGGAGTTTTACCATTAACCTGTTTCTCTCATGTTTACTATGCTCTGGCGATAAGAACTAGTAATTTTTGGAAGTAGTGAAACGTGAACATGTAAAGATATTACAACGCATAAATCAATAGTTTTTTTTGAAACAGGCatgaaagtaaaaaattttaattaagaaaatgctttagtTTCAGTAGTTATGTAGAAATAGCCTATAACCTGCAAAAGGACTAAATATTTAGGACACTGGAGGGGCTGAGAGTAGGGACAGAGTTCCTGGAAATGGGGGGACCGTCAGCTCCCACATTGGCCCTGGTCTGTGTGGCCCATGTTCTTACACCATGTGGAGTTTTGCAGCCATGTGATCATTTAACCTCTCACATACAGATACACCACTCTCTTCTGCGCTGTTCCCTCACCTCCCCTGTGATGAGGGCTGACTCTGTTCCCAGTTAAGGCTCTACTAATTCCAGACCAAGCATGTTCTTTACCAGTGTGACACTGTGCCCAAATGTGTAAGCCTAAGAAGCAGGAatggcagctcagccccagcacATCACTTATGTATTCAAACTGCCCTTGGGACTAAGCTGGTGTTTCAGTGAAATGCTGTAATGTGCCAAATGTCTGTACTGGCTTGTACGTTCTGTTTGATTCCTGTGTAATAGCTGTGGGACAGCTAGCAGAAGAGTGGGAGTCTGACTTGATCTAGCTGAAGATGCTTCTGCAAGGGCTCTTGCAACAGTGATTCCTGGCACCACCTGGACAGCGACCAACCATTCGAGATACTTGATTCCTTGTGTAAGCATGACCTTATGCCAAGATCCCAATAAATTTtgttgtgtttgggttttggttttgtttgttgtggggttttttgtttttttttttttttttaacaagcacTCTGGGAGTGTCAGAGCAATACATGCCTAATTACAGATTTATTAAGGTCACGTTCCTGGTGTCTCACTTGTCTTAGCTTGACTCTAGGAATGCCCTGTAAAGGTCTGACCAACCAAGGTAATAATGGTATAACAAACAATAGCCTTTTCAGGGAATTGCAGCTGGGACAGGGTAACAGGGTAACTTTCAAACACCAGCTAGGCATCACTGGAAAGAAAGCAGTGGGGtaacaaaatgttaaaataaccCCAATGAGACCCAGGACTTACAGCCTGCATTGCTACCAGAAGTTTGCcctgagagagagagtgagTGCATTTGGGCTCAATGGTAACTAAAATAACTGCTTGAGGGATGTTGCCTCTTAGCGTCAGGCTGCCCTGGGGTCACAGAAGCTGaacttttcatcttctttgcAAATAGTTGCCTCAGAGAAACGACGAGATCCTGTTTGGATCTATTTGCAAGACCTTGAATTTTGGGTTAACCACCAGGGTGAAGAAACTGGCGGTGTGTTCCTGAAATTCCAAGAAGGACTTTGATCCACTTTTCTCTTCCGAGGCAGCAGGGCAACGGAAAGAGTAGTACACTTTTGTAATCAGAAGTAAATCACAGAGACTTGTCATTGCTGGCAGTCTGAGCCGCTCATGTTCAGCtgcaaactgtattttctgaaaaaagcaGTGAAGGAGTGTCTGCGAACCTACACAAGACGGGGCACAAACTGATAACTAAAGGCCTCCTGAGTCTGCTATACATCGAGTGCTGAAGCAGTTTATTCTTTACATGGAGTAAACTAGCTCTGAGAAAAGCTTCAGGGGATTATTGTGAAAATTGCCACTTGGGTTTGTCAGAAGCTGTAATTGTTTTaccattattttgaaaatgtgtacATTTCTCCTTGGGAACAGTGTCAAAACTGCCTGTCAAAATTTTGGGGGCAAAATGTTTCATGCTTTTTTGTCTATTTATGTTCGATTTATCTTATATATGACATGtccaaatactttttttgtgtACTATAATATTAAGAACTTAATAGAGACTTTAATGTGAACAttattttgaagcaaaaaaCCAAGTAATCTAATTCTAGTATGCTAGTAAAATTCTAGTAATTCTACTATTTAATTCTGATTCACATTGCTTTATAGATAGGCATTTTTAGATTAAATGTTCCTAATCGAAATTTCCAGTGACCCTTAGATTTTTCTCCCAGAAACAATTTTAACATGTTCTAATTATTCTCTTGGGCTATATGGCAGTGAATTTCATTGCACCCTCCAGCCCTGAAAGTGATGCTTTCCTCTGAGCCGACAAGAGCTTACCTGTATGGGGTGTTTTCTAGTGTatcatttcagtgctttctctcctttctaCAGGTGGCATGGGGACATCCCAGGGAGTCGTGCAGGAGGCACCGGTAGACTGGAGAAAAGTTTTAATTCCATGTCATGGTTATTTCATAATAGTTTTCGTATGCAGAGAATGTTCAGACAACACTGCATGGATTACACTGCGTTCTCCATGCAAGCACAGCAAATAGAGGatgtttatgtttttttaatggcagtcAGATTCTAGAGACGAAGAGTTTAGAGAAGGGTTTTACTATGAGGAACCACTGCCATTTGAGCCCTAATTATAAAACTGGTATTCTTCATACCATATGTATTGGTAAGCAGCAAGTGCTGAGAGGGCTTATGTTCCAGTTGGGAAGCATTTATTTCCTAAAAGCTGTCAGGTGTCATACATCAGAGTTTTGTTACTCTGTAGTGTCAGCACAAAGTCAGCATTCGTCTCTGCCTATTCTAGCATCTTGGGTGATAAATTCATCGTCATGGAGAATTTGTGTCTGTTTCTAAATCACATCTAATTAATGTTTTGAGGTAATATATCTTccctgaatttaaaaaaaaaaaaaaaagttttattgcAGACTATCTGCGTCTATAGAAAATTTAAGGATAGGTTAGTCTTTTTTATTCATTCCTTCAAAAGCATAATCAGGTTAGAGAAATCTGGAGGATTtcctgaagagagaaaagataaGAGTTAATCCACTGTCACTTAAGCAAAGCAGATATTATTGTGTAAAATAGTAAGTTTCTCCTAGATAAATAGGAGAGGAAATATCATAAAGCTCTTGCttgaggaaggaataaaatattGGTATGCAACTACTCCTTCATCAAGTTTCCTGCTTTTCATGCAGCACATCCATTACTGACAATGAATCCTGGAAATGTGATATTTTacttattaaaatacttttaaagttgAATAAATAACCTCTTTATATACTTCAGTAAAAAATCCAAGagtaaaaaaacaaatttaaaaccTCCTTTAAGATTAACTATTTCTCAATTCCGTCTGTCTAATCTTTATCTCCAGAACTCTTCCCTCTgacctttctcttcctttccctctccccat from Gavia stellata isolate bGavSte3 chromosome 2, bGavSte3.hap2, whole genome shotgun sequence includes these protein-coding regions:
- the ZUP1 gene encoding zinc finger-containing ubiquitin peptidase 1; this translates as MCSLTCTNIQILEEHVDLHLEEHSFSKDGNIRDLELAERLQTEEYKWQRSEEEKREREEFKKLQRQYGLDNSGGYKQQFLKNMEREVDRGRMQPFEYHKRKADMMECLAFGIDDGKTKTSGVIEALCKYYQNENKDVRHVWLSTGVDHFHSSLGDRGWGCGYRNFQMLLSSLLQNSLYSDCLRGIIIPSIPKIQSMIEDAWREGFDPHGASHFNKRLHGSKAWIGACEIYSLLTSLRIKCQIVDFHKPTGPMGTHPRLFEWVLRYYSTGDEGGAKVVCTSKPPIYLQHQGHSRTVVGIEEKKNKTLCLLLFDPGCPSQEMQKLLKQNSDGTGLKLLRKFVGSLKEKQYQIVAVDGVLSLEEKAARCHASQVLTSEKIP